One window of the Carassius auratus strain Wakin chromosome 20, ASM336829v1, whole genome shotgun sequence genome contains the following:
- the cyp2ad6 gene encoding cytochrome P450 2AD6 — translation MILYSLYECLDFKSCLFLICLLLLLIDLIRHKNPANFPPGPWPLPILGNVFTDVNYKTLDQFIGKYGNIFSIRNGSDKIVYVSGFKMVKDVLITQGETFTDRPVSPLFDTLYKGRGLSFNNGYSWRKQQQFSMSHLKNFGEGRKTLEEHIQRECYFLCGAFKEEQGCPFNPLVKINNAMANVIGSLVFGHRYEYDNVDFQKRLQMSAESVFLTGSVWNQLYDAFPGIMKWLPGPHQTIISNYQELANFLKEKVEQHRQDWDSNNPRDYIDAYLTETEKRKNDTEAGFNIDSLVWCMVDLFEGGTETTTNTLRWALLYMIKYPDIQEKVRAEIDQVIGSRLPTMFDKANMHYTNAFIHEVLRKANLVPINMARTARKDTTLGGYFIPKGTVMITNLTSVLYDKQEWETPDTFNPGHFLDSEGQFCRSNAFFAFSAGKRQCPGEHLAHMELFIFLAILLQTFRFSPPPGEEPSLESQVGFTQVPLPYKLCAHPR, via the exons ATGATTTTATATTCCCTATATGAGTGCCTGGATTTcaaaagctgtttgtttttgatttgtttactGCTGCTGCTTATAGATTTGATCAGACATAAAAATCCAGCTAATTTTCCACCAGGACCCTGGCCGCTACCCATCCTAGGAAATGTCTTCACTGATGTTAACTACAAAACTCTAGACCAG TTTATTGGGAAGTATGGGAACATCTTCAGTATCAGAAATGGAAGTGATAAAATAGTGTATGTGTCCGGGTTTAAAATGGTGAAGGATGTTTTGATCACTCAAGGGGAAACCTTCACTGACCGCCCTGTTTCTCCTTTATTTGACACACTTTATAAAGGTAGAG GCTTGTCTTTTAACAATGGCTACTCATGGAGGAAACAACAGCAGTTTTCCATGAGTCACCTGAAAAACTTTGGAGAGGGGAGGAAGACTCTAGAAGAACATATTCAACGAGAGTGCTACTTCCTGTGCGGAGCCTTTAAAGAAGAGCAGG GCTGCCCATTTAACCCTCTGGTCAAAATCAACAATGCAATGGCTAATGTTATTGGTAGTCTGGTGTTTGGCCATCGATATGAGTATGATAACGTTGATTTCCAGAAGCGTCTACAAATGAGCGCAGAGTCAGTGTTTCTTACAGGATCTGTGTGGAACCAG ctatatGATGCCTTCCCAGGTATAATGAAATGGTTGCCAGGACCTCACCAGACAATAATTTCAAACTATCAAGAGTTAGCAAACTTCTTGAAAGAAAAGGTTGAGCAACACAGACAAGATTGGGACAGCAACAATCCCAGAGATTATATTGATGCCTACCTGACAGAAACAGAGAAG AGGAAGAATGACACTGAGGCAGGGTTTAACATTGACAGTCTGGTGTGGTGCATGGTAGACTTGTTTGAGGGCGGAACTGAAACAACGACCAACACACTCCGATGGGCTCTGCTTTACATGATCAAGTACCCTGATATTCAAG AGAAGGTCAGAGCAGAGATTGACCAGGTGATTGGCTCCCGTCTACCTACTATGTTCGATAAGGCAAACATGCATTACACCAACGCTTTTATTCATGAGGTTCTCAGAAAAGCAAACCTTGTGCCTATAAATATGGCTAGAACTGCAAGAAAGGACACAACTCTGGGAGGCTATTTCATACCAAAG GGGACTGTGATGATCACCAATCTGACATCAGTGCTGTATGACAAACAAGAATGGGAAACACCAGACACCTTTAACCCTGGACACTTTCTAGACTCTGAAGGCCAGTTCTGCAGGAGCAATGCCTTCTTCGCCTTCTCAGCAG GCAAAAGGCAGTGTCCGGGAGAGCACCTTGCTCACATGGAGCTGTTCATCTTTCTTGCTATCCTCTTGCAGACCTTCAGGTTCAGCCCTCCTCCTGGTGAGGAGCCCAGTCTGGAGAGCCAGGTGGGCTTCACACAAGTCCCTTTGCCGTACAAGCTCTGTGCTCATCCGAGATAA